GCCGACGAGGTTGGCCCCGGCCTGCGCCTGATCAAGGGCGGCGGCGGCGCGTTGCTTCGCGAGAAGATCGTCGCCTCCGCGGCAAAGCGGATGATCGTCGTCGCCGATGCCGCCAAGGTCGTGAAGGTGCTGGGCGCCTTCGCGCTGCCGATCGAGGTTGCGCCGTTCGGGCTCGGTGCAACCCGCGTCGCCATCGAGCGGGCGACCGCGCGCCTGGGCCTCGCCGGGACGTTGACGCCGCGTCCGGCCAAGGGCGGCGGGCTTTACGTGACCGATGGCGGAAACCATATCCTCGACGCGGCCTTTGGCCGGATCCCCGATCCCGATACCCTGGCGGCGGCCTTGAAACAGATCGTGGGCGTCGTCGAGCACGGCCTCTTCATTCGCCTCGCATCAAGTGCCATCATCGCCGACGGCGACCGGGTGGACTGGCTGTTCCCCTGAGTTTCAACTCCCATATGGAGCGTAACCCTCATGTCATTCCTTGCTAATCTCGTCCGCGCGGGCCTCGTGGGCATTGCCCTTTTGGCTGCCCCGTCGTTCGCCTCGGCGCAGGAGATCAGCGCCTCGCACCTCGCCGCCGCCCTCGATGTCGTGAAGAGCGCCAAGGCCTCGCGCGGCTTCGACAACGTGCTGCCGACGCTCGCCGGCCAGGTCGAGGATCGCCTGATCCGCCTGCGCCCGGACCTTCACAAGGAAATCACAACGGCCGTCGAAGCCGCCGCGCTGAAGCTCGTCGCCCGCCGCAACGATCTCGACAACGACGTCGCTCGCGTCTGGGCCAAGCACTTCGACGAGGACGAGCTGAAAACGATCGCGGCCTTCTACAAGACTGCCGCCGGCCAGAAGTTCGCCGAAGTCGGCTCGCTGGTCTACGCCGAGACTCTCGACGCGGTCAGCCACTGGTCGGATCGCCTCGGCGCCGAGCTGCTCGACAAGTCGCGCGAAGAGATAAAGAGCGCCGGCATCCAGTTCTAAGGCGAGGCAGCGGCGTGACCGTACCGGCCCGCACGTACGACTACGACCTGTTCGTGATCGGGGCCGGTTCGGCCGGCGTGCGCGCGGCGCGGCGCGCGGCCGAACTCGGCCAGCGCGTCGCCGTCGCCGAACAGGATCGCGTCGGCGGCACCTGCGTGCTGCGCGGCTGCGTGCCGAAGAAGCTGTTCGTGCACGCCTCGCACTATGCCGAGGCCTTCGAGGATTCCGTCGGCTTCGGCTGGCGTGCCGAGGGCCTGCACTTCGACTGGCCGACGCTGGTCGCCAACGTCCAGGGCGACGTCTCGTGGCTGTCCAGCGTGTACATCCGCAACCTCGAGAAGGCCGGCGCCGAGATCCTGCACACGCGCGCCGTCCTCAAGGACGCGCACACGATCAACCTCGTCGCCGAGAATCGCGACGTCACTGCCGGCACCATCCTCATCGCCACCGGCGGCAAGCCGCGCCGCGACGTCGGCATGCCCGGCAACGAATTCGCCATCACCTCGGACGAATTCTTCCACCTCCCCAAGCTGCCGAAGCGCGTCCTGATCGTCGGCGGCGGTTATATCGCCGTCGAGGTCGCCTCGGTCTTCGTCGCGCTCGGCACCGACACCACGATCATCCACCGCGGCACCGAGATCCTGCGCGGCTTCGACATCGAGGTCCGCAAGGAGCTGCACGCCGGGCTGGAGCGCCGCGGCATCACCGTCCGCCTCGGCGAGGAACTGGCCGAGATAAAGAAGACCGCGAACGGGCTGCTCGCCGTCACCAAATCCGGCATGGAGACCGCGGTTGACGTCGTCCTGCTCGCCGTCGGCCGCACGCCCAACACCACCGGCTTCGGCCTCGACGCCGCCGGCGTCGCGATCGACCGCTGGGGCGCCGTCACGGTCGATGCGTATTCCAGGACCAACGTCGCCAACATCTACGCCGTCGGCGATGTCACCAACCGGCTGCAGTTCACGCCGATCGCGATCCGCGAAGGCTCGGCGTTCGTCGACACGGTCTTCGGCGGCAAGCCGACCGCCATCGACTACGACAACGTGCCGGTCGCCGTCTTCGGAACTCCGGAGGTTGGCTCGGTCGGCATGACCGAGGAGGCGGCGCGCGCCCACTATCCTTCGCTCGACATCTATCGCTCGCACTTCAAGCCGCTGCCCAACCGCGTCGCCGGCCGCGACGAGCGCATGCTGATCAAGCTGATCGTCGACGGCGACACCGACCGCATCGTCGGCTGCCACATCGTCGGACCGAGCGCGTCGGAGCTGATCCAGCTTGTTGCAATCGCGATCCGCATGGGCGCCACCAAGGCTGACTTCGACGCCACCACCGCGCTCCACCCGACGCTCGCCGAAGAGATCGTGACCATGGGCCGGCCGTCGGAACGCATCCGCCGCGAGGCGGCGGAGTAGGCCGATCGCGCAAGCGGAGAGGGCGGCACCCCTCCCCAAACCGCCTTCGGCGGTTTGACCCTCCCGCAAGGGGAGGGTTCAAGGGGAGCGCGGGTCAACCAACGCGTAACCCTCCCCTTGCGGGAGGGCCAAAATCGCGCAGCGATTTTGGGGAGGGGTGCCGAACTGGCATCCCGTTGCGCGTTCAGTATATAACCCGCCCAAATTTCGCTGATGGAACCGCATCATGGCCTCGCGTTGGACCCCCGATAGCTGGCGGCAGAAGCCGATCGAGCAGGCGCCGAAATATCCGGACGCCGCCAAACTTGCCGCCGTCGAGGCGACGTTGGCCGGCTTCCCGCCGCTGGTCTTTGCCGGCGAGGCGCGCAAGCTGAAGAAGGCGCTGGCGAGCGTCGCGGCCGGCGAGTCGTTCCTGCTCCAGGGCGGCGATTGCGCCGAGAGCTTCGCCGAGCACTCCGCCGACAACATCCGCGACTTCTTCCGCGTCTTCCTGCAGATGGCGGTGGTGATGACCTTCGCCGGCGCCTTGCCGGTGGTGAAGGTCGGCCGCGTCGCCGGCCAGTTCGCCAAGCCACGCTCTTCCGACATGGAGGCGCAGAACGGCGTCGAGCTACCGTCCTATCGCGGCGACATTGTCAACGACATCGCCTTCACGCCGGAAGCCCGTATTCCCGATCCCGAGCGCCAGCTCCAGGCCTATCGTCAGTCGGCGGCGACGCTGAACCTCATCCGCGCCTTCGCCACCGGCGGCTACGCCAACC
The sequence above is drawn from the Bauldia sp. genome and encodes:
- the rpiA gene encoding ribose-5-phosphate isomerase RpiA, with amino-acid sequence MSVEKNPAGDASRRKAGEIAAAEVKTGMKLGLGSGRTAEYFVQSLAQRIKAEGLQVVGVPTSSQTEALARAVGVPLTTLDETPMLDLAVDGADEVGPGLRLIKGGGGALLREKIVASAAKRMIVVADAAKVVKVLGAFALPIEVAPFGLGATRVAIERATARLGLAGTLTPRPAKGGGLYVTDGGNHILDAAFGRIPDPDTLAAALKQIVGVVEHGLFIRLASSAIIADGDRVDWLFP
- a CDS encoding DUF2059 domain-containing protein, which gives rise to MSFLANLVRAGLVGIALLAAPSFASAQEISASHLAAALDVVKSAKASRGFDNVLPTLAGQVEDRLIRLRPDLHKEITTAVEAAALKLVARRNDLDNDVARVWAKHFDEDELKTIAAFYKTAAGQKFAEVGSLVYAETLDAVSHWSDRLGAELLDKSREEIKSAGIQF
- the gor gene encoding glutathione-disulfide reductase, giving the protein MTVPARTYDYDLFVIGAGSAGVRAARRAAELGQRVAVAEQDRVGGTCVLRGCVPKKLFVHASHYAEAFEDSVGFGWRAEGLHFDWPTLVANVQGDVSWLSSVYIRNLEKAGAEILHTRAVLKDAHTINLVAENRDVTAGTILIATGGKPRRDVGMPGNEFAITSDEFFHLPKLPKRVLIVGGGYIAVEVASVFVALGTDTTIIHRGTEILRGFDIEVRKELHAGLERRGITVRLGEELAEIKKTANGLLAVTKSGMETAVDVVLLAVGRTPNTTGFGLDAAGVAIDRWGAVTVDAYSRTNVANIYAVGDVTNRLQFTPIAIREGSAFVDTVFGGKPTAIDYDNVPVAVFGTPEVGSVGMTEEAARAHYPSLDIYRSHFKPLPNRVAGRDERMLIKLIVDGDTDRIVGCHIVGPSASELIQLVAIAIRMGATKADFDATTALHPTLAEEIVTMGRPSERIRREAAE